Within the Rhizobium favelukesii genome, the region TCTCACCGATCTCGTTTCCCGTGCCGGTGACTGCCCTGACATCAAGACGCTTGAGGGAGAGATCAAGCGGCTTTCGAAAGCCGTCAGGAAAATTTTCCAGACGGTAGTGAAATCTTAGTGGCCGTTGTTTGGAATGTGCAGTGAAATGACGGTGCCGATCGCCTCGCGCGACCGGATCTTCATTTTGCCCCCGTGAAGGGTCGTCAACGACCGAGAGATGGCAAGACCGAGGCCAGAGCCTCCCTTGCTCTTTGCGTACTGGTTTTGCACCTGCTCGAAAGGCTGGCCGATCTTGCCGAGCGCCGCGCGAGGGATGCCGATACCGGTGTCGGCAATCGTCAGCATGACGCCGCTGTTGGTGCGACGCGTGCGAACGGCGATACGGCCACCTTCGTTGGTAAACTTTACTGCGTTGGAGAGCAAGTTGAGCAGGATCTGCTTCATCGCGCGGCGATCGGCGGTCAGCCTCATGCCATCGCAAATGCGCTGCTCGACGAAGATATTCTTCTGTGCGGCCGGGATCGCGGTGAAGCGAAGGCTTTCTTCGATGAGCGGCGCGAGATCGATCGTTTCGCACTCAAGCTTCATGTGGCCTGCTTCGATCTTCGACATATCGAGAATATCGCTGATGACGTTCAGAAGGTGCTTGCCGCTATCGTGGATGTCGCGCGCGTATTCATTGTACTTCGACGAGCCGAGCGGGCCAAACATCTGATCCTGCAGGATTTCCGAAAAGCCGAGGATTGCGTTGAGCGGCGTGCGAAGCTCGTGGGACATGTTCGCCAGGAACTCGCTCTTCGCCCGGTTGGCGCCTTCCGCGCGCTCCTTCTCGACGAGATAGTTGGAGTTGGCGACAGAGAGTGCAGCCTTCTGGCTTTCCAGAGTCTGACGGGAAGCGGAGAGGTCACCGATCGTCGCCATGAGCCGGCGTTCGGAGTCACGCAGACGCTCCTGGTTGCGTTTCAGCAACGTGATATCGGTGCCGACAGAAACCATGCCGCCGTCGCGCGTACGGCGCTCATTGATCTGCAGCCAGCGCTCATCAGCAAGCTGTACTTCGGTCGTGCGGGAGTAGCCGGAGCCATCTGCGTCGGCGATGCGGCGTTCGATCACCGGGCGTGCTGCCGCGGCATTGACAAGTGTGCGCTCGGTCCCCGGGACCAGAACGCTATCGGGAAGTCCGTACGCCTGCTGGAAATGTGCGTTGCACATGACGAGACGGTCGTTCTTATCCCAGAGCACGAAAGCTTCCGATGTGCATTCGATGGCGTCTGCCAGCCGCTGATCGGCCTCGGCGTAACGCTGGGCGAGGCGATGCTGCTCGGTCACGTCCATTGCGATCCCGATCATGTGGACGCGGCCGGAATTGGTACGGATCACCTGGGCGCGAGCCCGCATCCAGACATAGTGGCCGCCGGCATGCCGCATACGGAATATCTGGTCGACCTGACCGGCATCGCCACGGGCGATCGACCGGGCGATTTCGTAGACACCGCCGTCATCGGGATGCATCAGGCGGGCCGCATCGCTGAAGCACATCGTCCGCTCGGAAGCGGGAAGGCCCAGCATCTCGTACATCGAGCGCGACCAGTAGAATTCGCGGCTGTCGAAATCGAAGTCCCAAAGTCCGCAGCGCCCGCGCGACAGCGCGGTTTCGACGCGGAGGTTCGACTCTAGAAAGATATCGTCGGCATCGCGGGCGCGCTTCACCTGCATGTAGTAGGCGTACAGGATGACGAGCAGGATCGAGGAGATGCCTGCGAAGAGTGTCACGTTCAGCGTGACTTCGTCCCGCCAGAGTTTGCCGATCCGCTCCAGCGATGTCGCGGCGATGACATAGCCGCCGGAGCCGCCGATCAGAGTAATCTCGGCGTAGTGGGGACGGCCGCTGATCGTCGTTTCGATGACGCCGGCGCGATCGCCGAAACGGCGGATCGCTGAGATCTCCGAGAAAAAGTCGCCGACGCTGGCGCCAAGATAGGTTGAGCCGGCTGCCGTTGCTGCGAACACCTTGCCGCTCGGCTGCACCAGCAGCACGAAGGCGTCATCGTCCAGGCGATCCTGCGGAATAAAACGCGCCAGCCGAGCCTGCGCCTGCATGACGTCTGCGGTTTCGAATATCTGGTTGGCATCGGCGAAGGCCGCAGCGGCAGTCGCGGCGGCAAGTGCGGTGGAATGGCGGGCGGCGGCCTCTGTCCGACCATACTCGGAGACCATTCCGAAAAAGTGCGATGCAGCCACAACCGTAAGGAAGGCTACGATCAGAATCGGAATAATTCGCTTCAGGACGATTTCGACCTGGGAGAGGTTGCGCGAGGACGACGAGGAAACGCGGGAGCGCCTGGCTGAAAAGCTATCGCGCCAGGCCAGGAGGTCGTCGAAATCGACACGCAGCCGTCCGTCGGCTGCGGTTGCCCGCCGCACGTTCATCATCTCTTCAGCCTTGATCCCTCGTGTGATTCGCAGCGCCGCTCGCCCGAACCTCACTCAATGAATCACTGGTGATTCGCCTTGTCCAGAGG harbors:
- a CDS encoding PAS domain-containing sensor histidine kinase: MMNVRRATAADGRLRVDFDDLLAWRDSFSARRSRVSSSSSRNLSQVEIVLKRIIPILIVAFLTVVAASHFFGMVSEYGRTEAAARHSTALAAATAAAAFADANQIFETADVMQAQARLARFIPQDRLDDDAFVLLVQPSGKVFAATAAGSTYLGASVGDFFSEISAIRRFGDRAGVIETTISGRPHYAEITLIGGSGGYVIAATSLERIGKLWRDEVTLNVTLFAGISSILLVILYAYYMQVKRARDADDIFLESNLRVETALSRGRCGLWDFDFDSREFYWSRSMYEMLGLPASERTMCFSDAARLMHPDDGGVYEIARSIARGDAGQVDQIFRMRHAGGHYVWMRARAQVIRTNSGRVHMIGIAMDVTEQHRLAQRYAEADQRLADAIECTSEAFVLWDKNDRLVMCNAHFQQAYGLPDSVLVPGTERTLVNAAAARPVIERRIADADGSGYSRTTEVQLADERWLQINERRTRDGGMVSVGTDITLLKRNQERLRDSERRLMATIGDLSASRQTLESQKAALSVANSNYLVEKERAEGANRAKSEFLANMSHELRTPLNAILGFSEILQDQMFGPLGSSKYNEYARDIHDSGKHLLNVISDILDMSKIEAGHMKLECETIDLAPLIEESLRFTAIPAAQKNIFVEQRICDGMRLTADRRAMKQILLNLLSNAVKFTNEGGRIAVRTRRTNSGVMLTIADTGIGIPRAALGKIGQPFEQVQNQYAKSKGGSGLGLAISRSLTTLHGGKMKIRSREAIGTVISLHIPNNGH